Proteins from one Chitinophaga oryzae genomic window:
- a CDS encoding LptF/LptG family permease produces the protein MKKLDKLIIRTFLGPFVATFFVTLFVLVMQFLWKYVDDLVGKGLDTMVIVQLIAYTSATLVTLALPLAVLLSSIMTFGNLGESFELVALKSAGISLLRFIRPLLVVCSIIGVLAFLFANYVIPVANLQAKSLLYDITYSKPAFNIKAGVFYRDIPGYTIKVAQKDKDNQTIHQVMIFDHSTGGGGGDKVILAEKGQMVLTANKRFLYFILENGWRYEEKGNNGYSVPGDMIRFSFKKYSKAFDLSSFAFNRLNTDLFASNQQMLNIRQLDLAIDSLQKSQNIFARTVNAYVTVRFPFFKWKDSAWAATAPPLQVKDFEEIVPEKSRRNVLDRAEQSVRETLSSLEAPTKEYSDKHSVILMHKVEWQRKFTLAAACVVMFLIGAPLGSIIRKGGLGTPLVFAVIFFVIFNIFFMIGEKMARSGVMFTWSGMWLSNIVLVPIAGFLIYKAMNDSNLFNKEFYFRIYQKIKKFLQKFRRNKFKKQPTI, from the coding sequence GTGAAGAAACTCGATAAATTAATTATTAGAACATTCCTGGGCCCCTTTGTGGCGACCTTCTTTGTGACGCTTTTTGTGCTGGTAATGCAGTTTCTCTGGAAATATGTGGACGACCTGGTAGGAAAAGGACTGGACACAATGGTGATCGTGCAACTGATCGCTTATACCAGCGCCACGCTGGTGACGCTCGCCCTCCCCCTGGCCGTGCTGCTGTCGTCTATCATGACCTTCGGCAACCTCGGAGAGAGCTTTGAACTGGTAGCCCTGAAATCAGCCGGAATTTCCCTGCTGCGTTTCATCCGGCCCCTCCTGGTGGTGTGCAGCATCATCGGGGTCCTGGCATTCCTGTTTGCCAACTATGTGATCCCCGTCGCCAACCTGCAGGCCAAATCCCTGCTGTACGACATCACCTACTCCAAACCGGCCTTCAACATCAAGGCGGGCGTATTTTACCGTGATATCCCCGGCTATACCATCAAGGTGGCCCAGAAAGATAAAGACAACCAGACCATCCATCAGGTAATGATCTTCGATCATTCCACCGGCGGTGGCGGCGGCGACAAAGTCATTCTCGCCGAAAAAGGCCAGATGGTGCTCACCGCCAACAAACGTTTCCTTTACTTCATCCTCGAAAATGGCTGGCGATATGAGGAAAAAGGCAACAACGGCTATTCCGTTCCCGGCGACATGATCCGCTTCAGCTTTAAAAAATACTCCAAGGCCTTCGACCTCAGCTCTTTCGCCTTTAACCGGCTGAATACGGACCTCTTTGCCTCCAACCAGCAGATGCTCAATATCCGGCAGCTGGACCTGGCCATTGACTCCCTGCAGAAATCCCAAAATATTTTCGCACGCACCGTCAACGCCTATGTGACGGTACGTTTTCCCTTCTTCAAATGGAAGGATTCCGCCTGGGCGGCTACCGCGCCGCCGCTGCAGGTGAAGGATTTTGAAGAAATCGTCCCGGAAAAGAGCCGCCGCAATGTGCTGGACAGGGCAGAACAAAGCGTACGGGAAACGTTAAGCTCCCTTGAGGCCCCTACCAAAGAATATTCTGACAAGCACAGCGTTATATTAATGCATAAAGTGGAGTGGCAGCGTAAGTTTACCCTCGCCGCAGCCTGTGTGGTGATGTTCCTGATCGGCGCCCCGCTGGGCTCCATTATCCGTAAGGGAGGCCTGGGCACCCCGCTGGTGTTTGCCGTGATCTTCTTTGTGATCTTCAATATATTTTTCATGATCGGGGAAAAGATGGCCCGCAGCGGAGTGATGTTCACCTGGTCGGGGATGTGGCTGTCAAATATCGTCCTGGTACCGATCGCCGGCTTTTTAATTTATAAAGCCATGAATGATTCCAACTTATTCAATAAAGAATTTTATTTTCGCATATATCAAAAAATAAAAAAGTTCTTACAAAAGTTTAGACGTAACAAGTTTAAAAAGCAACCTACAATTTAA
- a CDS encoding sigma-70 family RNA polymerase sigma factor, giving the protein MRQLKITKSITNRESQSLEKYLQEIGKVDLITPEEEVNLAIRIKQGDQRALEKLTKANLRFVVSVAKQYQNQGLSLSDLINEGNLGLIKAAQRFDETRGFKFISYAVWWIRQSILQALAEQSRIVRLPLNKVGLSNKISKAYSQLEQEFEREPSPDELATILEINTDEVEATLGVAARHVSMDAPFIDGEDNSLLDVLENPNAVSADEELDHHDSLRREIERSLSTLTDRQKDVIMLYFGIAVEHPMSLEDIGEKFGLTRERVRQIKDKAITKLRTTSRSKLLRNYLG; this is encoded by the coding sequence ATGCGCCAACTTAAAATCACTAAATCCATTACCAACAGGGAATCTCAGTCCCTCGAGAAGTACTTGCAGGAGATTGGGAAGGTGGATTTAATTACGCCGGAAGAAGAGGTAAACCTCGCTATCCGCATCAAGCAGGGCGATCAAAGAGCGTTGGAAAAGCTGACTAAAGCTAATCTCCGCTTTGTGGTATCCGTTGCCAAACAGTATCAGAACCAGGGTCTGTCACTCAGCGACCTGATCAACGAGGGCAACCTGGGGTTAATTAAAGCTGCTCAACGTTTTGATGAAACACGCGGTTTTAAATTCATTTCCTACGCCGTATGGTGGATCCGTCAGTCCATCCTGCAGGCACTGGCCGAACAGTCCAGGATCGTAAGGCTGCCACTCAACAAAGTGGGCCTCAGCAACAAGATCAGCAAGGCATATTCCCAGCTGGAACAGGAGTTTGAAAGGGAGCCGTCACCCGATGAGCTGGCCACCATCCTCGAAATCAACACCGATGAAGTGGAAGCCACCCTCGGCGTAGCCGCCCGCCACGTTTCTATGGACGCGCCGTTTATCGACGGGGAAGACAATTCCCTGCTGGACGTGCTCGAAAATCCAAACGCCGTCAGCGCTGACGAGGAACTGGACCATCACGACTCCCTTCGCCGGGAAATTGAAAGGTCCCTGTCTACCCTCACAGACCGCCAGAAAGATGTGATCATGCTGTATTTCGGTATCGCTGTGGAACATCCCATGTCGCTCGAAGATATCGGGGAAAAATTCGGCCTCACCCGCGAAAGGGTACGCCAGATCAAAGACAAAGCTATCACTAAGCTAAGGACTACCTCCAGGAGCAAATTACTCCGGAATTACCTGGGTTAG
- the trmD gene encoding tRNA (guanosine(37)-N1)-methyltransferase TrmD encodes MRIDIITVLPELLESPLSHSIMKRAQAKGMLEVHVHPLRAYSSLKHNQVDDYQFGGGAGMVMMLEPIVNAIESLQAKVKYDEIIYLTPDGETLNQRMANQLSLKGNLLMLCGHYKGIDQRIRDHFITKEISIGDYVLSGGELGAAVLVDAIGRLLPGVLNDETSALFDSFQDNLLAPPVYTRPVEFRGWKVPDVLLSGDHKKIEEWRHQQAVERTQARRPDLL; translated from the coding sequence ATGCGGATAGATATCATTACAGTACTGCCGGAGCTCCTCGAAAGCCCGCTGTCCCATTCCATCATGAAACGGGCACAGGCGAAGGGAATGCTGGAGGTACATGTACACCCGTTAAGGGCCTATTCCAGCCTGAAACATAACCAGGTCGACGATTATCAGTTTGGCGGAGGCGCCGGCATGGTCATGATGCTGGAACCGATCGTCAACGCCATAGAATCGCTGCAGGCCAAAGTGAAGTATGATGAAATCATCTATCTGACGCCTGACGGGGAAACGCTGAACCAGCGGATGGCCAACCAGCTGTCGCTCAAAGGCAACCTGCTTATGCTGTGCGGGCACTACAAAGGCATTGACCAGCGTATCCGGGACCATTTCATTACGAAAGAGATCTCTATCGGCGACTATGTGCTGTCCGGCGGGGAATTGGGTGCGGCAGTGCTCGTGGATGCCATCGGGCGGTTGCTGCCCGGCGTGCTGAACGATGAAACCAGCGCCCTGTTCGATTCTTTCCAGGACAATCTGCTGGCACCGCCGGTATATACCCGGCCCGTGGAGTTCCGCGGCTGGAAAGTACCCGATGTGCTGCTGAGCGGCGACCATAAAAAAATTGAGGAATGGCGGCATCAACAGGCAGTGGAAAGGACACAGGCCCGCCGCCCTGACTTGTTGTAA
- the gatA gene encoding Asp-tRNA(Asn)/Glu-tRNA(Gln) amidotransferase subunit GatA has protein sequence MTEFSSIASFHKALYAGSTSCTDQVRAYLDRIAQLKHLNAFLEVYEEEALEKARELDERIKNGQPVGALAGVVVGIKDVICYKGHHVGAASKILEGFTSIYSATAVERLLAADAVIIGNLNCDEFAMGSTNENSAYGPTLNALDNTRVPGGSSGGSAVAVQADLCLVSLGSDTGGSVRQPADFCGIIGLKPTYGRISRHGLLAYASSFDQIGIFGKEIADVAAVLQVIAGPDEFDSTAAQREVPDYQQYLSHNKSYRFAYLRDAQYHEGLDAEMKDGYIDLFESLVAAGHTVTGKGFDYLDYVVPAYYVLTTAEASSNLSRYDGVRFGHRTSEKNLELVDFYKKNRSEGFGIEVKRRILLGTFVLSAGYYDAYYTKAQQVRRIVTDKLNEILEEFDAILMPTVPSTAFKLGEKTEDPIAMYLADIYTVLANLAGVPAISVPLGRHSNGMPYGVQIITKKFDEAALLQIAHQLMATDRASIV, from the coding sequence TTGACTGAATTCAGCAGTATTGCTTCTTTTCATAAAGCATTATACGCCGGCAGTACAAGCTGTACGGACCAGGTACGTGCGTATCTCGACCGGATAGCGCAGCTAAAACATTTGAATGCCTTCCTGGAAGTGTATGAGGAGGAAGCCCTGGAAAAAGCGCGGGAACTGGATGAACGGATCAAAAACGGTCAACCGGTAGGCGCGCTGGCAGGCGTGGTGGTAGGTATTAAAGATGTGATCTGCTATAAAGGCCATCATGTAGGCGCCGCTTCCAAGATCCTGGAAGGGTTTACCTCCATTTATTCGGCTACAGCCGTGGAACGGTTGCTGGCTGCAGATGCTGTTATCATTGGTAATCTCAACTGCGATGAATTCGCCATGGGATCTACCAATGAAAATTCGGCTTACGGGCCTACCCTGAATGCGTTGGACAACACCCGGGTGCCGGGCGGTTCATCAGGAGGCTCTGCCGTAGCAGTGCAGGCAGACCTTTGCCTGGTAAGTCTGGGCAGCGATACCGGCGGCTCAGTTCGCCAACCGGCGGATTTCTGCGGTATCATCGGGCTGAAGCCTACTTACGGCCGCATCTCCCGCCATGGCCTGCTCGCCTATGCGTCATCTTTTGATCAGATAGGCATTTTCGGCAAGGAAATTGCTGATGTGGCGGCGGTTCTGCAGGTGATCGCAGGACCGGATGAGTTTGATAGCACAGCAGCCCAGCGGGAAGTCCCTGATTACCAGCAATACCTGTCGCACAATAAAAGCTACAGATTTGCGTATTTAAGAGATGCCCAGTACCATGAAGGATTGGACGCTGAAATGAAGGATGGCTATATAGACCTCTTTGAAAGCCTTGTAGCAGCAGGACATACCGTTACCGGTAAAGGTTTTGACTACCTTGACTATGTCGTTCCTGCCTATTATGTGCTGACAACCGCGGAAGCATCCTCCAACCTGTCGCGTTATGACGGGGTCAGATTCGGGCACCGGACCAGTGAGAAGAACCTTGAACTGGTCGATTTTTACAAAAAAAACAGGTCAGAAGGGTTTGGTATAGAAGTAAAACGTCGTATATTACTCGGGACTTTTGTATTGAGTGCGGGTTATTACGATGCTTACTATACGAAGGCACAACAGGTAAGAAGAATAGTTACAGACAAGCTAAACGAGATACTGGAAGAATTCGACGCCATTTTAATGCCAACGGTGCCGTCGACAGCTTTTAAATTAGGCGAGAAGACAGAAGACCCGATTGCCATGTACCTGGCTGATATATACACGGTACTGGCGAATCTGGCAGGGGTCCCGGCCATTTCAGTGCCGTTGGGCCGGCATTCAAACGGAATGCCATACGGTGTACAGATCATCACAAAGAAGTTTGACGAAGCGGCCTTGTTACAAATTGCTCATCAGCTGATGGCAACTGACAGGGCATCGATTGTTTAA
- a CDS encoding Sec-independent protein translocase subunit TatA/TatB, which produces MTAVFVKSSFLILQDIGMSELLLIAVVVLLLFGGKKIPELMRGLGKGIREFNDAKNNVRQEIEEGMREKPVQPATTDTKPTDAQHNA; this is translated from the coding sequence ATGACTGCTGTTTTTGTAAAATCATCATTTTTGATTCTCCAGGATATTGGCATGTCTGAACTGCTGTTGATTGCCGTTGTGGTATTACTGCTGTTCGGTGGCAAAAAGATCCCTGAACTGATGCGGGGATTGGGTAAAGGTATCCGTGAGTTTAATGACGCCAAAAACAATGTGCGCCAGGAAATTGAAGAAGGTATGAGGGAAAAGCCTGTGCAGCCCGCTACTACCGACACTAAGCCAACTGATGCTCAACACAACGCATAA
- a CDS encoding START-like domain-containing protein has product MSKKVLYELEFPVRCSPGILYEFLSTPAGLQEWFADRVDFRDNVFSFSWNGSSEEAEILEQEEDEFIRFHWLHAPKEEFFEFRIQISEVTNMTILVVKDFADKREIKDQSQLWESQVKDLFHRIGN; this is encoded by the coding sequence ATGTCTAAGAAAGTGCTTTACGAGTTGGAATTCCCGGTTAGGTGCTCCCCCGGTATCCTATACGAATTCCTGTCAACCCCCGCTGGTTTGCAGGAATGGTTCGCAGACAGGGTAGACTTCAGGGACAATGTATTTTCCTTTTCCTGGAATGGCAGTTCTGAAGAAGCAGAAATACTGGAACAGGAGGAAGACGAATTTATCAGGTTCCACTGGCTCCATGCCCCGAAGGAGGAGTTCTTTGAATTCCGCATTCAAATTTCAGAAGTCACCAATATGACCATTTTGGTTGTGAAAGACTTCGCTGACAAGAGAGAGATTAAAGACCAAAGCCAACTTTGGGAATCCCAGGTAAAAGATCTGTTCCATCGGATAGGAAACTAA
- a CDS encoding phosphatase PAP2 family protein, translating to MKTLFTLFRKNAYFFLPFLLWLIVGGVMLATYSQRELFLGINGEHSTVGDVLVTGITYLGDGIMFSLILLLMLLMQKFRVFFIGLAVFLLAVVVVQVAKHYFNAPRPISYFGDEAATLVHTVKWVTVHGSCSFPSGHSAGAFAMFSFLSVWLRNKKLGLLFIVLALTAGYSRIYLAQHFFADVYVGSIVGTLSTVIVCGFFRFRDSATSPEVCAEAVVNANAA from the coding sequence TTGAAAACGCTGTTTACACTGTTCAGAAAGAATGCATATTTCTTTCTGCCCTTCCTGCTATGGCTTATAGTAGGGGGAGTAATGCTGGCAACCTACAGTCAACGTGAGTTATTTCTGGGTATCAACGGAGAGCACTCAACGGTTGGAGATGTGTTGGTCACCGGGATCACTTATCTCGGCGATGGTATCATGTTTAGCTTAATCCTGTTGCTGATGCTGCTTATGCAGAAGTTCAGGGTATTCTTCATTGGTCTGGCAGTATTTCTGCTGGCAGTCGTTGTAGTACAGGTAGCTAAACACTATTTTAATGCGCCCAGGCCCATCAGCTATTTTGGTGATGAAGCCGCCACGCTGGTACATACGGTAAAGTGGGTTACGGTGCATGGCAGCTGCAGCTTCCCTTCAGGGCACTCTGCAGGGGCTTTTGCCATGTTCAGTTTCCTGTCGGTATGGCTGCGCAATAAAAAGCTGGGATTGCTGTTTATTGTATTAGCACTGACAGCAGGCTATTCCCGCATTTACCTGGCACAACACTTTTTCGCTGACGTTTACGTAGGCAGCATCGTAGGGACCCTTAGCACTGTTATTGTATGTGGGTTCTTCAGATTCAGGGACTCCGCCACTTCTCCGGAAGTATGTGCGGAAGCCGTTGTAAACGCCAACGCGGCGTAA
- the ffh gene encoding signal recognition particle protein translates to MFESLSERLDSAFKQLKGEGRISEINIASTVKEIRRALVDADVNYKIAKEFTDKVKDKAMGEKVLTAISPGQLMVKIVKDELAELMGGTEAEIDIKTSPSIILIAGLQGSGKTTFSGKLANFLKTKKSKKPLLVAADIYRPAAIDQLKVLGEQIGVEVYSEPENKNAVQIAENAVKHAKANGNNIIIIDTAGRLAVDEVMMTEVANVKNAVKPQEVLFVVDSMTGQDAVNTAKAFNDRLDFTGVVLTKLDGDTRGGAALTIRYTVTKPIKFVSMGEKMDTLDVFYPERMAQRILGMGDITTLVERAQAQFNEEQAKKLEKKIRQNQFDFDDFREQLQQIKKMGNLKDLMGMIPGVGKAVKDLDISDDAFKGIEAMINSMTPDERGNPDLIDGSRRKRIAKGSGKNIQDVNQFMKQFEQMRQMMKMMNKFGAGGKGLRGLVK, encoded by the coding sequence ATGTTTGAATCATTATCAGAGAGATTAGATTCCGCGTTTAAGCAGCTTAAAGGGGAAGGCCGTATTTCAGAAATCAATATCGCCAGTACCGTGAAGGAAATCCGCCGTGCACTGGTGGATGCAGACGTGAACTATAAAATAGCCAAGGAATTTACTGATAAAGTAAAGGATAAAGCCATGGGAGAAAAGGTGCTGACCGCCATCTCTCCCGGACAGCTCATGGTAAAGATCGTGAAAGACGAACTGGCCGAGCTGATGGGCGGCACCGAAGCGGAAATTGATATCAAAACATCTCCCTCCATTATACTCATCGCTGGTTTGCAGGGCTCCGGTAAAACCACTTTCTCCGGTAAACTGGCCAACTTCCTCAAAACCAAGAAAAGCAAGAAACCGTTGCTGGTGGCGGCAGATATCTACCGTCCGGCAGCGATCGACCAGCTGAAGGTGCTGGGCGAACAGATCGGGGTGGAAGTGTATAGCGAGCCTGAAAATAAAAATGCCGTGCAGATCGCAGAGAATGCGGTCAAACACGCCAAAGCCAATGGCAATAACATCATCATCATCGATACCGCCGGCCGCCTGGCCGTGGATGAGGTGATGATGACCGAGGTGGCCAACGTGAAAAACGCCGTGAAGCCACAGGAAGTGCTGTTCGTGGTAGACTCCATGACCGGCCAGGATGCGGTGAACACCGCCAAGGCGTTTAACGACCGGCTGGACTTTACCGGCGTGGTGCTCACCAAACTCGACGGTGATACCCGCGGCGGTGCGGCCCTCACCATCCGCTACACCGTGACCAAGCCGATCAAATTCGTGAGCATGGGCGAAAAGATGGACACCCTCGACGTGTTCTATCCGGAGCGTATGGCACAGCGTATCCTCGGCATGGGCGATATCACCACCCTCGTGGAACGCGCACAGGCCCAGTTCAACGAAGAGCAGGCTAAAAAGCTGGAGAAAAAGATCCGCCAGAACCAGTTCGATTTCGACGATTTCCGGGAACAACTCCAGCAAATCAAAAAAATGGGTAACCTGAAGGACCTGATGGGCATGATCCCCGGTGTGGGCAAAGCCGTAAAGGACCTCGATATCAGCGACGACGCCTTCAAGGGCATCGAAGCCATGATCAACTCCATGACACCCGATGAACGCGGTAACCCCGACCTCATCGACGGCAGCCGCCGCAAACGCATCGCCAAAGGCAGCGGTAAAAATATCCAGGACGTGAACCAGTTCATGAAACAGTTCGAACAAATGCGCCAGATGATGAAAATGATGAATAAGTTCGGCGCTGGTGGCAAGGGGCTGAGAGGGCTGGTGAAATAA
- the rpsP gene encoding 30S ribosomal protein S16, whose amino-acid sequence MPVKIRLQRHGAKKRPFYFIVVADARAPRDGKFIQKIGTYNPLTVPASINIDTEKALRWLQKGAQPTDTVRRILSFKGVLYLKHLLRGVTLNLFDEPTAYQKFAQWQAEHEQKVSARRDGHRKARVAAPIVRKVEDTPAAPSAPAEGEGTEA is encoded by the coding sequence ATGCCAGTAAAAATCAGACTGCAGAGACATGGCGCAAAGAAGAGGCCTTTCTATTTTATCGTAGTAGCCGACGCTCGCGCTCCCAGGGATGGTAAATTCATCCAGAAAATTGGTACTTACAATCCATTAACAGTTCCGGCTTCCATCAACATCGATACTGAAAAAGCATTGCGTTGGTTGCAGAAAGGCGCTCAGCCTACCGACACTGTTAGACGGATCCTGTCTTTCAAAGGTGTATTGTATTTGAAACACCTGTTAAGAGGTGTTACCCTGAACCTGTTCGACGAGCCTACTGCTTACCAGAAATTTGCACAATGGCAAGCTGAACACGAACAGAAAGTATCTGCCCGTCGCGACGGTCACAGAAAAGCAAGAGTAGCTGCTCCGATCGTAAGAAAGGTTGAAGACACTCCTGCTGCTCCATCCGCACCCGCAGAAGGAGAAGGTACAGAAGCATAA
- the rplS gene encoding 50S ribosomal protein L19, with translation MNAISFVHEQLTAKKQYPKFKAGDNVTVNYKIVEGNKERIQSFKGDVVKIQGTGFTASFTVRKISDGIGVERLFPLYSPHIDAIVLNKVGKVRRAKLYYLRERAGKKARIKEKRV, from the coding sequence ATGAACGCAATTTCGTTTGTTCACGAACAACTGACAGCTAAAAAACAGTACCCTAAGTTTAAAGCAGGCGACAACGTCACTGTCAATTATAAAATCGTGGAAGGTAATAAAGAAAGGATTCAGTCCTTTAAAGGTGATGTGGTGAAAATCCAGGGTACAGGGTTTACTGCGTCTTTCACTGTTAGAAAAATTTCTGACGGTATTGGTGTGGAAAGACTGTTCCCGCTTTACTCTCCTCATATCGATGCTATCGTATTGAACAAGGTAGGTAAAGTAAGAAGAGCGAAACTTTATTACCTGCGTGAACGTGCCGGTAAGAAAGCCCGTATCAAAGAAAAAAGGGTTTAG
- the rimM gene encoding ribosome maturation factor RimM (Essential for efficient processing of 16S rRNA) yields MHSQIFPFLISWQGTLNMMNNYFSIGKLVSAHGLQGELLVRHSLGKRSALKGVTAIFLEERKNSFIPYFLQQATVKDAAHIYIRLEGVDSKEAAQKLLPGQIYLQEEDFKAQTASSSPLALLGYTVEDAHHGLLGTIEEVIEMPMQVLVKVQIQGKEALLPVNEQSLVKVDRKKQVVHLDLPEGLVELYTNQ; encoded by the coding sequence TTGCATTCGCAAATATTTCCTTTTTTAATTTCATGGCAGGGCACGCTCAATATGATGAATAATTATTTCAGTATAGGAAAACTGGTGTCTGCGCACGGATTACAGGGCGAATTGCTGGTACGGCACAGCCTCGGCAAAAGATCCGCCCTCAAAGGCGTTACCGCTATTTTCCTGGAAGAAAGGAAAAACAGCTTTATCCCCTATTTCCTGCAGCAGGCGACGGTAAAAGACGCAGCGCATATCTACATCCGCCTCGAAGGGGTGGATTCCAAGGAGGCGGCGCAAAAGCTGCTGCCCGGGCAGATATATCTCCAGGAAGAAGATTTTAAGGCGCAAACGGCCTCTTCCTCACCGCTGGCGCTGCTCGGCTACACCGTCGAAGACGCTCACCATGGTCTGCTGGGCACAATAGAGGAAGTCATCGAAATGCCAATGCAGGTGCTGGTAAAGGTGCAGATCCAGGGAAAAGAAGCCCTCCTGCCAGTCAACGAGCAGTCACTCGTGAAAGTGGACCGCAAAAAACAGGTGGTACACCTCGATCTGCCGGAAGGGCTGGTAGAACTATATACAAATCAATAA
- a CDS encoding ArnT family glycosyltransferase, whose product MIVSHNYSQVQIDFRPFWEKPPLFIWMQAGSMLLFGVNDFAARFPNAIIGIATLLSLYAIGKKLADEKMGIWWALVYAGSWLPHFYFKSGIIDPTFNYFIFLAIYFAYRIAYSEKSYRMAMLSGFFLGLAVLTKGPVAILVSMLTLLVYWLWNKFRIGIKLAHLGLIALFASITTLLWFGYEIIAHGWWFVNEFVAYQIRLLTTEDAGHGGPFFYHWVVLLIGCFPASIFLFSYIRGRKKTIYGQPAATEQKDFKVWMWVLFWVVLILFSIVKTKIVHYSSLCYFPLSYLAAYQVYKLSNGKLRLRGWNIALLCVIGVVLGIAIAALPLVGVYKDKLIPYIGDKFAVANLQAQVSWSVAETGYGIAYIILVIVSAVLLSRQKITNGLLCLFLSTILIIQVTVVHFVPKVERYSQGAAIDFFISLQGKDVYVKALGYHSYAQHYYSREQPHSNKNYYNTDWLLNGAIDKPAYFICRITDSEEFVHHPNLEVIGEKNGFVFLKRK is encoded by the coding sequence ATGATTGTGAGCCATAACTACAGTCAGGTACAAATCGATTTCCGGCCTTTCTGGGAAAAACCGCCCCTGTTTATCTGGATGCAGGCCGGCAGCATGCTGCTCTTTGGCGTCAATGACTTCGCGGCCCGTTTTCCGAATGCAATCATTGGTATCGCTACCCTGCTGAGCCTCTACGCTATCGGTAAAAAACTGGCGGACGAGAAAATGGGCATCTGGTGGGCCCTGGTATACGCCGGCTCCTGGCTCCCCCACTTCTATTTCAAGTCAGGTATTATCGACCCTACTTTCAACTACTTCATTTTCCTCGCCATCTATTTCGCCTACCGGATCGCCTATAGCGAAAAATCTTACCGTATGGCCATGCTGAGCGGCTTTTTCCTCGGCCTGGCGGTACTGACCAAAGGACCTGTGGCCATTCTTGTGTCTATGCTCACCCTCCTGGTGTACTGGCTCTGGAATAAGTTCCGCATTGGTATTAAACTGGCGCATCTGGGCCTAATTGCCCTTTTTGCGTCTATCACCACCCTGCTTTGGTTTGGTTATGAAATCATCGCCCATGGCTGGTGGTTTGTCAATGAATTTGTGGCTTACCAGATCCGCCTGCTCACCACCGAAGATGCCGGTCACGGCGGCCCGTTCTTCTACCACTGGGTAGTACTCCTGATTGGTTGTTTCCCGGCCAGCATCTTCCTGTTTTCGTATATCCGCGGCAGGAAAAAGACGATCTACGGGCAACCGGCAGCGACCGAACAGAAAGATTTCAAAGTGTGGATGTGGGTATTGTTCTGGGTGGTGCTCATCCTGTTTTCCATCGTGAAAACCAAGATCGTGCATTATTCTTCCCTGTGTTATTTCCCGCTGTCCTACCTGGCAGCTTACCAGGTATATAAACTGTCCAACGGCAAACTTCGCCTCCGCGGCTGGAACATTGCGCTGCTGTGCGTGATCGGCGTTGTGCTGGGCATTGCCATCGCGGCATTGCCGCTGGTGGGCGTATACAAAGACAAGCTGATTCCTTATATCGGCGATAAATTCGCAGTGGCCAACCTGCAGGCGCAGGTATCCTGGTCTGTAGCGGAAACCGGCTACGGCATCGCCTATATCATCCTGGTGATCGTCAGCGCCGTGTTACTGTCCCGCCAGAAAATCACCAATGGACTGCTATGCCTGTTTCTCAGCACCATTTTGATCATACAGGTGACGGTGGTACATTTTGTGCCCAAAGTAGAACGTTATTCCCAGGGCGCGGCCATCGACTTCTTTATTTCGCTGCAGGGAAAGGATGTGTATGTGAAAGCGCTCGGCTACCACAGCTATGCGCAGCATTACTATTCACGGGAGCAGCCCCATAGCAATAAAAACTATTATAATACCGACTGGCTGCTGAACGGCGCAATTGATAAACCCGCCTATTTCATTTGCCGGATTACCGACAGCGAGGAATTCGTTCATCATCCGAACCTTGAAGTGATTGGAGAAAAGAACGGATTTGTGTTCCTTAAACGCAAGTAA